Proteins found in one Choristoneura fumiferana chromosome 16, NRCan_CFum_1, whole genome shotgun sequence genomic segment:
- the LOC141436268 gene encoding glutamate receptor ionotropic, kainate 3-like, translating into MIKVLILAVFSKCVLTEGQFVIGGLFYEEDSDLEVALNSSASLYNFTASVRTVSRRGEVLEAGEHVCALAQEGVIGIIDGTSGRTSAHVQAICDLLDIPHVLINHNDFVNEQWLHINLNPSPAAYNMVLKKLVTIKEWTNVTLLYEKGYSLLRASSLLEMATKEMTVSVRELSGQDYRDVLIDAKMNGYVNFVVDCPSDKLKQLLTHAQQVGLMADEQSYIFLSLDLFTMDLTPYRYGGVNMTGFRIVNIDEEQKLLQDFLHEMPRESNETEYYPQVMNTRIFLIHDAVYIFYQARSKIVNMEATAGQVNCEDYQSWEFGTSLLSFMKTTKIEGITRSLNFDDSGQRSDVTMEVVELTSAGPQVIGAWESNDLIISRPYVPPAEDSENIMRNKTFKVLISIKAAPYTYLKESTEALEGNDRYEGYAIDLFQKLGDMLGFNCEFENNEVYGSYKNGKLTGMVKEIAEERADFGICDFTINAERQKAIDFSIPFMTLGIGILYKEPSKQPPAMFSFMAVFAPEVWYYMVFIQVLLGIVMIVVGRLSNKEWQNPVPCIEDPEELSNQFSFANSVWLIIGSVMQQGSEIAPIALAPRMITSIWWFFTMIMVASYVGTLVAFLTVEKNVLPFTNVKELYEHPSLKYGCKNEGSTKTFFESQPPGTMYRDMHEKMISKNWNVDDNDKGIERAENENYALFMESTSIEYYKERHCELMQIGDLLDSKSYGIGMKMGTPYKKIIDDALLKLKENGELQKLKDLWWKEKRAGKCGQQEAEKEKPLDMKNMQGVFVVLSGGCVLGLIISILDMLWGVFKRSVKYKTTFKYELVEELKFAIKFNGDIKPVKRPAKSDDTSSAEALAEAEVEGEIKDEVRSLRSALSGRSTDSRRTCHSHSSRHSASSLSVALARRRKYS; encoded by the exons ATGATAAAAGTATTAATTCTAGCAGTGTTTTCAAAATGTGTGCTCACGGAGGGACAGTTTGTTATTG GAGGACTGTTTTACGAAGAGGATAGTGACTTAGAAGTGGCTCTGAACTCGAGTGCAAGCTTGTATAACTTCACAGCGTCTGTCAGGACAGTGTCCAGGAGGGGTGAAGTACTAGAAGCGGGCGAACACGTGTGCGCTTTAGCTCAA GAAGGGGTAATAGGCATCATCGATGGGACAAGTGGACGGACAAGCGCGCACGTGCAAGCCATATGCGATCTGCTGGATATACCTCATGTCCTCATCAACCACAATGACTTCGTCAATGAACAGTGGCTTCATATAAACCTAAACCCTAGTCCGGCTGCATACAATATG GTTCTGAAGAAGTTGGTAACAATCAAGGAATGGACAAACGTTACATTGTTGTACGAGAAAGGCTACAGTTTGCTTCGGGCTAGCAGTCTCCTTGAAATGGCTACCAAGGAAATGACAGTTTCTGTGAGGGAACTCAGTGGACAGGATTATAG AGATGTCCTCATCGATGCAAAGATGAACGGATACGTAAATTTCGTAGTGGATTGTCCTTCGGATAAGTTAAAGCAGCTTCTTACCCACGCCCAACAAGTAGGCTTGATGGCAGACGAACAATCATATATTTTCCTTTCACTGGATTTATTTACTATGGACTTAACTCCGTACAGATATGGAGGAGTCAACATGACTG GTTTTAGGATAGTAAACATAGATGAAGAACAAAAACTTCTTCAGGATTTTCTTCATGAAATGCCACGTGAATCAAATGAGACAGAGTACTATCCCCAAGTAATGAATACACGCATCTTTCTAATACATGATGcggtgtatattttttatcaagcaAGATCGAAAATTGTTAATATGGAGGCTACGGCAGGCCAAGTCAATTGTGAAGATTATCAATCTTGGGAATTCGGAACATCTCTCTTAAGTTTCATGAAAACT ACTAAGATAGAAGGAATCACGAGGTCATTAAACTTTGATGACTCTGGACAAAGATCTGATGTGACGATGGAAGTCGTAGAGCTGACCTCAGCAGGTCCTCAAGTG ATAGGGGCATGGGAATCTAATGATCTAATAATATCTCGACCGTATGTGCCACCTGCGGAAGACAGTGAAAATATTATgagaaacaaaacatttaaagttCTAATTTCAATT AAAGCAGCACCCTACACGTACCTCAAAGAATCCACTGAAGCTCTAGAAGGCAATGATCGATATGAAGGATATGCTAttgatttatttcaaaaactagGTGATATGTTAGGATTTAACTGCGAATTTGAAAATAATGAGGTTTACGGCtcttacaaaaatggaaaacTTACTGGAATGGTGAAAGAAATTGCTGAAGAG AGGGCGGATTTCGGAATTTGTGATTTTACCATTAACGCTGAGCGTCAAAAGGCTATTGACTTCTCTATACCTTTCATGACGCTTGGCATTGGAATACTCTACAAGGAGCCTAGTAAGCAACCGCCAGCAATGTTCTCATTCATGGCTGTCTTTGCCCCGGAG GTATGGTACTATATGGTCTTCATACAAGTTCTTCTAGGAATAGTAATGATTGTAGTGGGCCGGCTGTCCAACAAGGAATGGCAGAATCCGGTCCCATGTATTGAAGATCCAGAGGAACTCAGCAACCAATTCAGCTTCGCCAACTCTGTCTGGCTTATCATCGGCTCTGTCATGCAACAAGGATCAGAAATTGCACCCAT CGCTCTAGCTCCGCGCATGATAACCAGTATATGGTGGTTTTTCACCATGATCATGGTTGCCTCGTATGTCGGCACGTTAGTAGCTTTTCTAACAGTGGAGAAAAATGTTTTGCCATTTACAAACGTGAAAGAACTATACGAACATCCATCTCTTAAGTATGGATGCAAAAATGAAGGTTCCACCAAGACGTTTTTTGAG AGTCAACCACCAGGAACCATGTACCGAGACATGCACGAGAAAATGATATCTAAAAATTGGAATGTCGACGATAATGACAAAGGAATTGAGAG GGCTGAGAACGAGAATTATGCACTTTTTATGGAGTCCACGTCTATAGAATATTACAAAGAAAGACATTGTGAGTTGATGCAAATTGGAGATCTTCTGGACTCGAAGAGCTACGGAATCGGAATGAAAATGG gCACGccttacaaaaaaattatagacgATGCACTTTTAAAACTCAAGGAGAACGGCGAACTTCAAAAATTGAAAGATCTTTGGTGGAAAGAGAAAAGAGCAGGGAAATGCGGG CAACAAGAAGCGGAGAAAGAAAAGCCATTGGACATGAAAAACATGCAAGGTGTGTTCGTTGTGTTGAGTGGAGGTTGCGTGCTCGGTCTGATCATCTCAATACTCGATATGCTATGGGGAGTCTTCAAACGGTCCGTCAAATACAAA ACAACCTTCAAGTACGAATTAGTTGAAGAGCTAAAATTTGCCATCAAATTTAACGGAGATATTAAACCAGTGAAGCGTCCTGCAAAGTCTGATGATACGAGTAGCGCCGAAGCTTTAGCCGAAGCCGAAGTGGAAGGTGAAATCAAGGATGAAGTTCGGTCCTTACGATCAGCTTTGTCTGGTAGATCCACGGATTCCCGCAGAACATGTCATTCGCACAGTTCACGCCACTCTGCTTCTAGCTTGAGCGTAGCCCTTGCGAGAAGACGGAAGTATTCTTAA